Part of the bacterium genome is shown below.
GCGGGAGCAGGCAGGCGTGGTTGGAGTTTCGAATTTCAGCGCCGGCAGCGCATGCCGGCAGGCGGCAGAAGCATGAGTCCCGTGGGCATTCATCTCATCATCGACGGTTGGCAGGTGCCGCCGCATTTGCTCAATGATACCGCCCATGTTCGCCAGGCATTGCAGCGGGCCGTGGCAGCAGGTGGCGCGACTTTACTCGAGCTGACCGTGCATCAGTTTCAGCCGCAGGGACTCACGGCCACCGCGACGCTGGCAGAATCGCATATGACGATTCACACCTGGCCGGAATGGGGTTATTTTGCCGCGGATGTTTTTTTCTGTGGCCGCGGGGATGCGCATGCGGCCGGCCATGCGCTGCTCATGGAATTGCAGGCGAAGGAGTATCGCATACAAGAACTCGCCCGCGGGCCGGGCGAGCTGAAGCAATCGGCACAGCCGGAGGGCAGGTTCAACCCTGGCGCGCGCGTCTGAGCTGGCCGCGCACCGCAATGGCTGGAACGCGGCGCGCTATTGCGCCGGCGGCCTCAGGCATTCAAACGGCGAGCCACCGGCTGCCGCAGAGTTTTGAGATGCCGGTATCCCACCAACTTGCGCTGTTCCTCATCCCACAATTTCAGCGGAATGCATTTCAAGCTTTGCCAGAAGGTTAAGGTTTCGCTTTGATGGAAAACCGGATTCTCCTCGTAGCATTTCTGCAGGTTGTAGTTCGGAATGCGGCTGCTCAGATGATGAATGTGATGATAGCCGATGTTGCCGGTGAACCACTGCAGGACTTTGGGCAGGCGATAAAATGAGCTGCCCTGCAACGCGGCCATGACATATTCCCATTCGTCATTGTGCTCCCAATACGTGTCCTCGAATTGGTGTTGAATGTAGAACAGCCAGGTGCCGGCCGTGGCGGCAAAGACTTCGATGGGCAGGTGAATCATCACCAGCTCGCGAAAGCCGATGGTGAAGCCGAGCAGCAAAACCAGGGCGAGCAGGGCGAGGTTGGTCCAGTAGACACTGCGGCGCTCGCGAATCCACTGCTTGGAAGCCGCGGAGGGAAAGCGGTTCAACACCAGAAAGTAGAACGTCGGGCCGACCACGAACAGAATGAGGGGATTGCGATAGAGGCGATATTTCAGCCGGCCCCATTTCGAGAGCTTCAGGTACTCGCGCACGGTCAGCGTGGTCACGTCGCCAAAGCCGCGGCGGTCGAGGTTGCTGGCGCCGGCATGGTGCATGGCGTGGGACTTGCGCCAGTATTGGTACGGCACCATGGTCAGCACGCCGCAGAGGAAGCCGACGACGTTATTGGCCTTTTGCGATTTGAAAAATGCGCCGTGGCCGCAATCATGTTGGAAAATGAAAATGCGAATCAACAGGCCGGCGGCAATCGGTGACAGCGCCAGCGTCAGCCAGTAGGAAAAGTCCAGGCTCAAATACATGAGGTACCACACCACGAAAAACGGCACGGTGGTGTTGAGCAGTTGCCAAATACTTTTCTTCAAATCGGGTTTCTGGTATTTTGCTACGACTTCGTTCCAGTTGGATTTTACTGCCTCGAGGCTAAAGGTCATGGGGCACTTCCTTGAAAAAATGATGAGACTTTTGCAAAATGTCCGGGCAATGTGAAGAAGTTTACCGTGCGAGTCAAGCGGTTTTCTGGAAATTTTTGGCAGGATTCAAGGTATTCACCAACAAGCGGAGAAAGAGCGATGTGGCTGGCCGACAAGGATGCCAGGAACAAATGGTGCCCGATGGCGCGGGCTGGCTTTCGCCGGCACGAAGCGACTTCACTGACCATCAATCGCAAGATCGGCAGCGGCAAACCCGATCCTGATTGCCTGTGCCTGGCGAGCGACTGCATGATGTGGCGCGCGGTCACCATTCCCAAGGAGCAGGAGACACTGACATTGGGTTATTGCGGCCTGGCCGGCCGGCCGGAGGGTAGACCAGAGGAGGAGAAGAAATGAGTGGCAGGGTTGCGGCCGGGGTGGCGCAATCCCGCCGCGCGCTTTACTGCCGCAGCAGCAGGTAGAGGCCGGCAACGATGAGCAGCAGGGGCAGGCCCACGGACAACAGCGCAAAGGGAATCATGATCAAACCGAGAATGCCGGCGAGCAGCCCTAAAGGAATGGCAATCACTGCGAGCAACACCACTGCCAGCAGGCCGCCGATGATTTGCAGCGGCAGAGTCAGCGTCCAAAAGCCGATTTTGACGACCCAGAGCAGGCCTTTCAAAACCAAGGCGGCGATCAGAATCAGAACACAGAGGGCGACCAGATCAAACATGACAGCCTCCTCGCCAAAGGGACGCCGTTCTTTACGAAGACGGGGAAATGAGGTTGCAGCCGGTGGGGGCGCGCCGGGGTTGAAATTGTGATTGCGTTTTTCGGTGATTCTTCAGATTTTTCGCCGGCTGTAAATCTCTCCTGCTATGTCTGCCTTTGGGTTCAAACCGCAACAGGAAAGAGCATATGGCTTCCCTGACCTTCCCACGCCGCCGCGCGCTCCGGCTTGCGCTTTGGCCGCTCCTCCTGCTCAACGCTGCCGGCTGCTTCAAAACCCAGGACACGGAGATCACCGGCGCGGGCGATCCGCTCTTCACCCTCACCGGGCGCGTCAGTGACATCGATAGCAACCGGCCCTTGCGCGACGCCCTGGTCGAGATCAAAGCCCTGAATCTCAAGTCCCAGGTGGACAGTAACGGCGTCTATTCTTTTTCCGGATTGAAAGTCGGCACGCGCACGTTGCAGGTTTCGGCAGCCAACTACGCCACCGCACAAATCGCAGTCACATTTCAGTATGAGGATCGTGACGTGGTGCAGGACGTCGCCCTGACCAAAGCGCTGGGGATCGCCTGGCGCGGCGACGTGCCGTTTGCGAACCCCTCCGGCATTTGGTGGGAAAACAATCAGCTCTTCATGACCAACTACGATACCAAGGGCGGCTTTATGTATCGCCTGGACGAAAACCTGCGCGTGCTGCAGGTTTCGCCCCACCTCGGCACGCTGTTCCACGACACCTGCTTTTATCGCATCCGCACTTGTTTTTGGAAAGATAGCATATGTTACGAGCGTATCGATCCCATTGACCCGTTTCGGCCGGATTCGATAACGCTCGATTCCGTCTTCGTCGATTGCAGTCAGCGCCTTTATGGGGTGGTGCGCATTGGGGACCATATCTATACCTCAGATGGCATTGGCGCCTTCTGGACACTGGAGTTCCCCCCGCCCGATCCCTTTAAATCGGTGCGCGCGCCGCGGTTTTTCCGCCTCGATCCTCAATCCCTGGAAGTGCTCGACGTGCGCGCAGTGCGCGATACCCTCGACATCGAAGTCCTCAGCCTGATCACCGATCTGGCGTGGGATGGGCAGGTACTGTGGCTGACGAACATGTTCAAAAACTCACTGCCCAAATTCCGATTCGATTCGCTCACCGCCCTGGCCGTTTATCCCAGCCCGGCGTCAAAACCCGTGGGCGCGGCATGGGACGGCAAATACTTGTGGATTTCCGCGGCCAATCGCCTCCTGCAATTGCATCACGATGCCCGCATCCGCAATCGCTACATTTTGCCCGGCGAAGCGCTCGATCAAATCGCCTGGGACGGCACGAACATGTGGGCGATCAACACCAGTTTCAAGCAGATCCTTAAATTGACCATTCCATTGAAGGATCACTTATGATGCTGCGCGCCAACTCTCGCTCAGCCGCCACGCTGATCCTCGTTTGGAGTCTCGCGCTGCTCACCGCCCGGCCGGCCACGGCCGGCGTGACCGGCACTTTGGCCGGCACGGTGACTGATCAAGAAACCGGCGAGCGGCTGCCCGGGGCGAGCATTCTCATGCAAGGCACGCCGCTCGGCGCGGCCGCCGACGTGAAAGGCCAGTACGTCATCACCAATTTGCGGCCGGGCGTTTACACCGTCACCGCGCAGATGATGGGCTACCGCAAACTCACCAAGACCAATGTCATCATCCGCGCCGATGTGCGCACCAATCTCGATTTCAAGCTCGCGCCCACGACGCTCAGCTTCAGCGAAGAGGTGATCGTCACCGCCGAGCGCGAGCTGATTCAGATGGATGTGACCGGCACGCAGCACGCTGTGCAGGGCGAGGCCATTAAAGCGCTGCCGATCGCCACGCCCGAGGAAGTGGTGAATCTGCAACCGGGCGTGGTGGAGGGCCACATCCGCGGCGGCCGCGTGACTGAAGTGCTCTATCTCGTCGACGGCATTCCGGTGCAGGAGGCCATCGCCGGCGGCCGCGGCATCACCGTGCCGAACGTTTCGATCGAGGACATGACGATTCAAACCGGCGGGTTTCATGCCGAATACGGCAATGCCATGTCCGGCGTGGTCAACATCATCACCCGCGAAGGCACGGCGCAGCAGAAATATTACCTGGAAGGCACCACCGACTTGGCCGGCGAGGTGCCAGGCTCGTGGGACCAGACCGGCTTCAACCGCCTGCACAATGCCGAGACGTCACTGGGCGGCCCGCTGTTTTGGGGGCTGCGGTATTATGTCTCCGCGCAATACAACGCCAGCGACACGCGCTGGCGCCGGGCGTTTCGGGCGGCTTTGTCCGGCCCCATCGAAGAAAATCTGCACGCGAATGCCAAGCTCAGCATCCCATTCAATCCCACTCAGAAGCTGGTGGTGCAGGGCTTGCTGTCGCTGTCGGACTGGCGGGCCTACGAGCATCGCTGGGTGCATCACCTGCAGGGACTGCCGCCGCGCGCCAAAGATAGTTTCCGCCTCAACGGCACGTGGACGCACATGCTGAGCGACAAAACCTTCTACACCGCCAAACTGAGCTACTACAACATTCTCAAATCCGTCCTCGGCCGGCCGCAAGCGAAGTACAATCTCAATCTCGTGTTCGATGAAGAGGGCTTGTTCATTCTCAGCGGGGACAAGGCCTGGTGGCA
Proteins encoded:
- the speD gene encoding adenosylmethionine decarboxylase codes for the protein MSPVGIHLIIDGWQVPPHLLNDTAHVRQALQRAVAAGGATLLELTVHQFQPQGLTATATLAESHMTIHTWPEWGYFAADVFFCGRGDAHAAGHALLMELQAKEYRIQELARGPGELKQSAQPEGRFNPGARV
- a CDS encoding fatty acid desaturase, which encodes MTFSLEAVKSNWNEVVAKYQKPDLKKSIWQLLNTTVPFFVVWYLMYLSLDFSYWLTLALSPIAAGLLIRIFIFQHDCGHGAFFKSQKANNVVGFLCGVLTMVPYQYWRKSHAMHHAGASNLDRRGFGDVTTLTVREYLKLSKWGRLKYRLYRNPLILFVVGPTFYFLVLNRFPSAASKQWIRERRSVYWTNLALLALVLLLGFTIGFRELVMIHLPIEVFAATAGTWLFYIQHQFEDTYWEHNDEWEYVMAALQGSSFYRLPKVLQWFTGNIGYHHIHHLSSRIPNYNLQKCYEENPVFHQSETLTFWQSLKCIPLKLWDEEQRKLVGYRHLKTLRQPVARRLNA
- a CDS encoding carboxypeptidase-like regulatory domain-containing protein, coding for MASLTFPRRRALRLALWPLLLLNAAGCFKTQDTEITGAGDPLFTLTGRVSDIDSNRPLRDALVEIKALNLKSQVDSNGVYSFSGLKVGTRTLQVSAANYATAQIAVTFQYEDRDVVQDVALTKALGIAWRGDVPFANPSGIWWENNQLFMTNYDTKGGFMYRLDENLRVLQVSPHLGTLFHDTCFYRIRTCFWKDSICYERIDPIDPFRPDSITLDSVFVDCSQRLYGVVRIGDHIYTSDGIGAFWTLEFPPPDPFKSVRAPRFFRLDPQSLEVLDVRAVRDTLDIEVLSLITDLAWDGQVLWLTNMFKNSLPKFRFDSLTALAVYPSPASKPVGAAWDGKYLWISAANRLLQLHHDARIRNRYILPGEALDQIAWDGTNMWAINTSFKQILKLTIPLKDHL